A DNA window from Actinomycetes bacterium contains the following coding sequences:
- a CDS encoding class I SAM-dependent methyltransferase, with amino-acid sequence MSDYRAVNRASWDERAPAHAASPDYAFARFVEDPMFLSDVVRFDVPRLGDLSGLRGVHLQCHIGTDTVSLSRLGARMTGLDFSAASLAQARRLAQDCGADVDFVESDVYAATEALEPAAFDLVFTGIGALCWLPDVRRWADVVAGLLRPGGRLFLREGHPMLWALDDARPDGLLVVDYPYFERPEPLVLDEPGTYVETDTTFEHNETHEWNHGLGETVTALLEAGLQLTMLVEHDSVPWDALPGRMQRGDDGEYRLLDRPWRLPLSYTLQATRLP; translated from the coding sequence GTGAGCGACTACCGAGCGGTCAACCGGGCGAGCTGGGACGAGCGCGCGCCCGCCCACGCGGCGTCCCCCGACTACGCCTTTGCGCGCTTCGTCGAGGACCCGATGTTCCTCAGCGACGTGGTGCGCTTCGACGTGCCGCGTCTCGGGGACCTCAGCGGCCTGCGCGGGGTGCATCTGCAGTGCCACATCGGCACCGACACCGTGTCACTGTCCCGGCTGGGCGCGCGGATGACCGGGCTCGACTTCTCCGCAGCCTCGCTGGCCCAGGCTCGCCGACTCGCCCAGGACTGCGGTGCGGACGTCGACTTCGTGGAGTCCGACGTGTACGCGGCGACCGAGGCGCTGGAGCCGGCGGCCTTCGACCTGGTGTTCACCGGGATCGGCGCACTGTGCTGGCTGCCCGACGTGCGGCGGTGGGCTGACGTCGTGGCCGGGCTGCTGCGGCCCGGCGGACGGCTGTTCCTGCGTGAGGGCCACCCGATGCTCTGGGCCCTGGACGACGCCCGCCCGGACGGCCTGCTCGTCGTCGACTACCCCTACTTCGAGCGGCCCGAGCCGCTGGTCCTCGACGAGCCGGGCACCTACGTCGAGACCGACACGACCTTCGAGCACAACGAGACCCACGAGTGGAACCACGGGCTCGGTGAGACCGTCACCGCGCTGCTGGAGGCCGGCCTGCAGCTGACCATGCTGGTCGAGCACGACAGCGTGCCCTGGGACGCGCTGCCCGGCCGGATGCAGCGCGGCGACGACGGCGAGTACCGGCTGCTGGACCGCCCGTGGCGGCTGCCGCTCAGCTACACCCTGCAGGCCACCCGCCTCCCCTGA
- a CDS encoding GNAT family N-acetyltransferase, whose product MIIRAATDEDWPRIWPFFAAIVAAGETYAYPEGLSPDAGRALWMQPAPGRTVVAVDGDTVLGSAKMGPNRPGRGAHVATASFMVDPVLQGRGVGRALAEYALGWAREAGYHSMQFNAVVESNTAAVRLWQQLGFEVLGTVPEAFDHPRHGLVGLHVMFRRLR is encoded by the coding sequence GTGATCATCAGAGCAGCGACCGACGAGGACTGGCCGCGGATCTGGCCGTTCTTCGCGGCGATCGTGGCGGCCGGCGAGACCTACGCCTACCCCGAGGGCCTGTCACCCGACGCCGGCCGGGCGCTATGGATGCAGCCGGCACCGGGACGCACGGTCGTTGCGGTGGACGGCGACACGGTGCTCGGCTCGGCCAAGATGGGCCCGAACCGGCCCGGCCGCGGCGCCCACGTGGCCACCGCGAGCTTCATGGTCGACCCCGTGCTCCAGGGCAGGGGGGTCGGCCGCGCGCTGGCCGAGTACGCGCTCGGCTGGGCCCGGGAGGCGGGCTACCACAGCATGCAGTTCAACGCGGTGGTCGAGTCCAACACCGCCGCAGTGCGGCTGTGGCAGCAGCTCGGCTTCGAGGTCCTGGGCACCGTCCCCGAGGCCTTCGACCACCCGCGGCACGGCCTGGTCGGCCTGCACGTGATGTTCCGGCGCCTGCGCTGA
- a CDS encoding 4Fe-4S dicluster domain-containing protein, with product MPTASARAGDEVVLDLSGLQALIDVLLADGRTVVGPSVRDGAITYTAIETIEALPRGVGDEQDAGHYRLRERGDGALFGYASGAQSFKPWLFPARQLLWGGQRTADGFTIEPADTTPPRLALLGVRGCDLRAIAVHDRVLGSADRPAADAHYLAARTDLLVVAVACAEPSGTCFCASMGTGPHPGEGADLVLTELDVDTDHRFLVEVVSERGAAVLSAGVPVRVATDDDRSAAAAVVADATDRMGRQLDTDGLRDLLYEQAESRQWDEVASRCLSCTNCTLVCPTCFCTSVRDVADLSGDKAERWRVWDSCFTGGFSYIHGGSVRETPSARYRQWMTHKLGAWQDQFGSSGCVGCGRCITWCPAAIDITAEAAVLRSAAQPREV from the coding sequence ATGCCCACAGCGAGCGCACGAGCCGGAGACGAGGTCGTTCTCGACCTGAGCGGCTTGCAGGCCCTGATCGACGTCCTGCTTGCCGACGGCCGAACCGTGGTCGGCCCCAGCGTCCGCGACGGCGCCATCACCTACACCGCGATCGAGACCATCGAGGCGCTGCCGCGCGGGGTCGGCGACGAGCAGGACGCCGGCCACTACCGGCTGCGCGAGCGCGGCGACGGCGCCCTGTTCGGCTACGCCAGCGGCGCCCAGTCATTCAAGCCCTGGCTGTTCCCGGCCCGGCAGCTGCTGTGGGGCGGGCAGCGCACGGCGGACGGCTTCACCATCGAACCCGCTGACACGACGCCCCCGCGGTTGGCCCTGCTCGGGGTCCGCGGTTGCGACCTGCGGGCGATCGCCGTCCACGACCGGGTGCTCGGCTCGGCCGACCGGCCGGCCGCCGACGCGCACTACCTAGCGGCCCGCACCGACCTGCTGGTCGTCGCGGTGGCCTGCGCCGAGCCGTCCGGCACCTGCTTCTGTGCGTCGATGGGCACCGGTCCGCACCCCGGCGAGGGCGCCGACCTCGTGCTCACCGAGCTGGACGTCGACACCGACCACCGCTTCCTCGTCGAGGTGGTCAGCGAGCGCGGTGCCGCCGTCCTGTCCGCCGGTGTCCCGGTGCGGGTGGCCACCGACGACGACCGCAGCGCGGCCGCAGCCGTTGTGGCCGACGCCACCGACCGGATGGGCCGCCAGCTGGACACCGACGGCCTGCGCGATCTGCTGTACGAGCAGGCCGAGTCCCGGCAATGGGACGAGGTCGCGAGCCGTTGCCTGTCCTGCACCAACTGCACGCTGGTCTGCCCGACCTGCTTCTGCACGAGCGTGCGCGACGTCGCAGACCTGTCCGGCGACAAGGCCGAGCGGTGGCGGGTCTGGGACTCCTGCTTCACCGGGGGCTTCTCTTACATCCACGGTGGCAGCGTGCGCGAGACGCCGAGCGCCCGGTACCGGCAGTGGATGACCCACAAGCTGGGCGCCTGGCAGGACCAGTTCGGCTCGTCCGGGTGCGTGGGCTGCGGCCGCTGCATCACCTGGTGCCCGGCAGCCATCGACATCACGGCGGAGGCCGCGGTCCTGCGGTCAGCCGCGCAGCCACGGGAGGTCTGA
- a CDS encoding cyclic nucleotide-binding domain-containing protein, translated as MRTIEQLLPNHPFFTGLEEPELRLVAGCATNVHFHPGEFLFKQGGSAERFFIVRHGSVAIEVHSAERGTVVIDTVADGEVIGFSWLVPPYRYVFDGRAVVETSAVAFDGTCLRGKCEDDPRLGYALMQRVSSVMYERMQAARVRMLDMYGSPRDRAH; from the coding sequence ATGCGCACCATCGAGCAGCTGCTGCCCAACCACCCGTTCTTCACCGGGCTGGAGGAACCGGAGCTGCGGCTGGTCGCCGGGTGCGCGACCAACGTGCACTTCCACCCCGGCGAGTTCCTGTTCAAGCAGGGCGGGTCCGCCGAGCGGTTCTTCATCGTGCGGCACGGATCGGTCGCCATCGAGGTGCACAGCGCCGAGCGCGGCACCGTCGTCATCGACACTGTGGCGGACGGCGAGGTCATCGGCTTCTCCTGGCTGGTGCCCCCGTACCGCTACGTGTTCGACGGTCGCGCGGTGGTGGAGACGAGCGCGGTCGCGTTCGACGGCACCTGCCTGCGCGGCAAGTGCGAGGACGACCCCCGGCTCGGCTACGCGCTCATGCAGCGGGTGTCCTCGGTGATGTACGAGCGCATGCAGGCCGCCCGGGTCCGGATGCTCGACATGTACGGGTCCCCCCGTGACCGTGCCCACTGA
- a CDS encoding FAD/NAD(P)-binding protein, which produces MTVPTDTAVQPPAGPAPDAMVPRPFRVVGNRQDTRDTVTLTLEPVGGRRLGHQPGQFTMLAAFGVGEVPISISGPVSGPLEHTVRDVGGVTHTLVQAREGSMLGVRGPFGTGWRAGDGKGGDVVFVAGGIGLAPLRPAVLEVLADRDAYGRVVLLYGTRTPDEVLYGRELEQWQQRGVDVEVIVDYGPPSWHGRVGLVTKLVPRAGFDPKRTLALVCGPEVMMRFVALALTDRGVAADRIRLSMERSMVCGIGLCGHCQLRELFVCADGPVFGYDRLAPLLDLREV; this is translated from the coding sequence GTGACCGTGCCCACTGACACCGCCGTCCAGCCGCCGGCCGGTCCGGCGCCGGACGCGATGGTGCCGCGGCCGTTCCGGGTGGTCGGCAACCGCCAGGACACCCGCGACACGGTCACCTTGACCCTCGAGCCGGTCGGTGGACGGCGGCTGGGACACCAGCCCGGCCAGTTCACCATGCTCGCCGCGTTCGGGGTCGGCGAGGTGCCCATCTCGATCAGCGGCCCGGTGAGCGGGCCGCTGGAGCACACCGTGCGCGACGTCGGCGGGGTCACCCACACCTTGGTCCAGGCCCGCGAGGGCAGCATGCTCGGCGTCCGGGGCCCGTTCGGCACCGGCTGGCGGGCCGGCGACGGCAAGGGTGGCGACGTCGTGTTCGTGGCCGGCGGGATCGGGCTGGCCCCGCTGCGGCCGGCGGTGCTGGAGGTGCTCGCCGACCGCGACGCCTACGGTCGGGTGGTGCTGCTCTACGGCACCCGTACCCCGGACGAGGTGCTGTACGGGCGCGAGCTCGAGCAGTGGCAGCAGCGCGGGGTCGACGTCGAGGTGATCGTCGACTACGGGCCGCCGTCCTGGCACGGCCGGGTCGGCCTGGTCACCAAGCTGGTGCCCCGCGCCGGCTTCGACCCTAAGCGCACGCTGGCGCTGGTCTGCGGGCCCGAGGTCATGATGCGGTTCGTCGCCCTGGCGCTCACCGACCGCGGGGTCGCAGCCGATCGGATTCGGCTGTCCATGGAGCGCAGCATGGTCTGCGGCATCGGGCTGTGCGGGCACTGCCAGCTGCGTGAGCTGTTCGTCTGCGCCGACGGGCCGGTGTTCGGCTACGACCGGCTGGCCCCGCTGCTCGACCTGCGGGAGGTGTGA
- a CDS encoding oxidoreductase, whose translation MTTTADTGYSGYAGPTDHRPTLAVWKFASCDGCQLSVLDCEDELLAIADAVHIAYFPEATRAVVAGPYDLSLVEGSITTAGDAERIQEIRKVSRTLITIGACATSGGIQALRNFADVEQYRSIVYAHPSYISTLERSTPIADHVPVDAELRGCPVDKGQLLELLAAFLQDRPARLVTDSVCTECKRRGTVCVAVAHGTPCLGPVTHGGCGALCPAYNRGCFGCFGPVRSANTASLADRLVDLGMPQRDVVRFFRTFNAGAEAFKDESTRHEQREVES comes from the coding sequence GTGACGACCACCGCCGACACCGGCTACTCCGGCTACGCCGGCCCCACCGACCACCGACCCACCCTGGCGGTCTGGAAGTTCGCCTCCTGCGACGGCTGCCAGCTGTCGGTGCTGGACTGCGAGGACGAGCTGCTCGCCATCGCCGACGCCGTGCACATCGCCTACTTCCCCGAGGCCACCCGGGCGGTGGTCGCCGGGCCGTACGACCTGTCGCTCGTCGAGGGCTCGATCACCACGGCCGGGGACGCCGAGCGGATCCAGGAGATCCGCAAGGTCTCCAGGACGCTCATCACCATCGGGGCCTGCGCCACCAGCGGCGGCATCCAGGCGCTGCGCAACTTCGCCGACGTCGAGCAGTACCGCTCGATCGTCTACGCGCACCCGTCCTACATCTCCACCTTGGAGCGGTCCACCCCGATCGCTGACCACGTCCCGGTGGACGCCGAGCTGCGCGGCTGCCCGGTCGACAAGGGCCAGCTGCTCGAGCTGCTGGCCGCCTTCCTGCAGGACCGGCCGGCCCGGCTGGTCACCGACAGCGTGTGCACCGAGTGCAAGCGCCGCGGCACCGTCTGCGTGGCGGTGGCCCACGGCACGCCCTGCCTCGGCCCGGTCACCCACGGCGGGTGCGGAGCGCTGTGCCCGGCCTACAACCGGGGCTGCTTCGGCTGCTTCGGCCCGGTGCGCTCGGCCAACACGGCCTCGCTCGCCGACCGGCTGGTCGACCTGGGCATGCCCCAGCGGGACGTCGTCCGGTTCTTCCGCACCTTCAACGCCGGGGCCGAGGCCTTCAAGGACGAGAGCACCCGGCACGAGCAGCGGGAGGTCGAGTCATGA